In the genome of Methanococcoides burtonii DSM 6242, the window TTCTTGAGGAAATGGGTATCTCTATTTTTGATGATTGTTGATTCCCGATACCCATAACAGATATTTTTAATTTCATTAAAGTGCTGTTTACCGAAAACCACATAAGCTATGTTTTTCAACTGTTTATAAGGAGTGGTTATTTTGGCAATAGCAAAATGGAATGGAGTTGTACTTGCGGAAAGTGAGTCGGTAAAAGAGATCGAAGGTAATCTTTATTTCCCACCTGAGTCGGTGAACAAAGAATATCTAAGAGAGTCGGATACCCGCTCAACATGTCCCTGGAAGGGTCTGGCACATTATTTTGATATCGTTGTCAACGGGGAGGATAATAATGATGCTGCCTGGTCCTATCCTGAACCGAAAGAGGCAGCAAAAGAGATTACTGGTCACTTTGCTTTTTGGAAAGGGGTTGAAGTAATCCCTTAATCTACCCTTTTTGTGCTTGCAGCCATTTTATCCGGGTCAACTACAACTTCAATAAGTGATGCCTTTTCGGATGAGAATGCTTTTTTAAGTGCATCATCGAGATCTTTCGGGTCTTCTATTCTGTAACCTTCGCCTCCGGTAGATCTGGCAAATTCTGCAAAGTTGGGATTCGGGAAGCTCACTCCGTATTCGGGATAATTGTCTCGTAGCTGTTCTTTCTTTATGTTCTTGAGCTTACCATCGTTAAAGACTATGACATTAATGCCAAGGCCTTCTCTTACAGCGGTGGTAAAATCCCCCATTAACATTGCAAAGCCACCATCGCCTGTAACGCATATGACCTGCTTATCCGGATAATCAAGTTTCGCTGATAATGCAGCCGGAAGTGCAAATCCCATACTTGCAATGTTTGCGGACATGAATGTTCTCTGTCCTTCACACACGAACTTCTTGGAACCAGTATGTATGGTCCCCTACATCGACACAGATGATCGCATCTTTGTCTGCATGGCGTTTTATGGCCTGTATCACATAACCGGAACTTATCGGAATAGAAAGGTCGTTTGATTCGGCTTCAAGTTCTTCGCGGTGTTCCTGTTTCATTCTGTCGATATATTCAAGAAATTCGGTGTTCTCTCTCTTCCTCTCAATAAGTGGCAGAAGTTTTTGGAGAACAAGTTCCGCATCACCAACGATCCCTGCATCAACATCAAATGTCTTGCCGAGCTTTGTCGGATCGATATCTATCTGTACTATCTTTATTCCCGAAGGTACAAGGTTTGCCTGCCTGAAACCAGAACCCATGATAACTATCAGATCACAGTTCTTTATTGCCTTTGCAGCGTGTTTCGAACCGATTGACCCGAGTACACCAAGACTAAACCGATCATTTTCATGTACGACACCTTTTGCTCTTGATGTAGTTGCAACAGGTGCGTTCAGTTTTGCAGATAGCTCCTTTATTAACTTTCCACTATGTCTGGAACCCCAGCCTACAAAGAGGGTGATCTTCTGACATCCATTGATAAGGTTTGCAGCTTTTCGAACATCTTCATCTCTTGGGGCTGTTTTGTTGGAGAATATCCTTTTTTCGATAGGATAAACCTTCTCATCAAGCTTTTCTGCAAGTATATCTGTTGGTGTGCTCAATACCGATACACCGGGTTTCTTGAATGCATATTTAGTCGCCATTGTGACAAGCTTAAGAGCCTGATTCTCCCTTGCAATGGTCTCTGCGAATTCCGTGAATGGTTT includes:
- a CDS encoding DUF427 domain-containing protein; the protein is MVILAIAKWNGVVLAESESVKEIEGNLYFPPESVNKEYLRESDTRSTCPWKGLAHYFDIVVNGEDNNDAAWSYPEPKEAAKEITGHFAFWKGVEVIP
- a CDS encoding thiamine pyrophosphate-dependent enzyme encodes the protein MCEGQRTFMSANIASMGFALPAALSAKLDYPDKQVICVTGDGGFAMLMGDFTTAVREGLGINVIVFNDGKLKNIKKEQLRDNYPEYGVSFPNPNFAEFARSTGGEGYRIEDPKDLDDALKKAFSSEKASLIEVVVDPDKMAASTKRVD
- a CDS encoding thiamine pyrophosphate-binding protein; translated protein: MGKHRCSVCNWVYDEEAEGQDFDSLPDDFTCPVCGAPKSAFVAEEEGKGKEDIKTTVAEKIIEQLEIFGVKYVYGIPGDSNLPLIEAIRKSEKIRFILTRHEETAAFMASAHGKMTGELGVCMSIAGPGCTNLITGLMDAATDRSPVLAFAGQIPEVYLGSEAFQEIDQIELFKPFTEFAETIARENQALKLVTMATKYAFKKPGVSVLSTPTDILAEKLDEKVYPIEKRIFSNKTAPRDEDVRKAANLINGCQKITLFVGWGSRHSGKLIKELSAKLNAPVATTSRAKGVVHENDRFSLGVLGSIGSKHAAKAIKNCDLIVIMGSGFRQANLVPSGIKIVQIDIDPTKLGKTFDVDAGIVGDAELVLQKLLPLIERKRENTEFLEYIDRMKQEHREELEAESNDLSIPISSGYVIQAIKRHADKDAIICVDVGDHTYWFQEVRV